From Xenopus laevis strain J_2021 chromosome 7L, Xenopus_laevis_v10.1, whole genome shotgun sequence, one genomic window encodes:
- the LOC121395761 gene encoding protein kinase C beta type-like, protein MTLAITGGFEESAMERKYKKLNILEEDRKMAGERSQESSELQMKWPKHHKRPRSPQTFRGGSKRRKRCRAQARRPAPLKISSYEVHKVLGRGSFGKVMLATLTSRKQLVALKVLEKRPEIMKEHRALKIAGGSPFLCHAYAAFQSKLQAFFVLEYASGGSLSTVMENGPFPTSTVM, encoded by the exons ATGACCCTAGCGATTACAGGTGGATTTGAGGAGAGTGCTATggagagaaaatataaaaaactgaatattttggaGGAGGATAGAAAGATGGCGGGAGAGAGAAGTCAGGAGAGCAGTGAGCTGCAAATGAAATGGCCAAAACATCACAAAAGGCCAAGGAGTCCACAGACCTTCAGAG gAGGCAGTAAGAGGAGGAAGAGATGCCGTGCTCAAGCCAGAAGACCTGCCCCACTGAAGATTAGCAGTTATGAAGTCCACAAAGTCCTTGGGCGAGGAAGTTTTGGCAAA GTAATGTTGGCTACACTCACCAGCAGGAAACAACTTGTGGCACTTAAAGTCCTGGAGAAAAGACCAGAGATCATGAAGGAACACCGTGCCCTGAAGATTGCTGGGGGAAGCCCTTTTCTTTGCCATGCCTATGCAGCATTCCAGTCAAAG CTGCAGGCCTTCTTCGTCCTGGAGTACGCCAGTGGGGGCAGCCTTTCTACTGTGATGGAGAACGGACCCTTTCCAACATCTACAGTCATGTAA
- the LOC121395472 gene encoding protein kinase C delta type-like: MVCGLQFLHSRGIVHRDIKLENILLDQNGHIKICDFGLVAHNIFGNRTTRGRIGTYGYMAPEVMLMKEYNAAADWWSLGVVIYRMAIGRSPFYNGRVRTMVQESTVSDEPQYPEWISPELQDLLEKHYNLGDSYGGASWD, translated from the exons ATGGTTTGTGGATTACAATTTCTTCATTCCAGAGGAATTGTTCAtcg TGATATTAAACTGGAAAACATTCTGCTGGACCAAAATGGACACATTAAAATTTGTGACTTTGGTCTGGTGGCTCACAACATATTCGGCAATAGAACCACCAGAGGCCGAATAGGAACCTACGGATACATGGCTCCGGAG GTTATGCTTATGAAGGAATATAATGCAGCTGCAGATTGGTGGTCACTTGGTGTCGTCATCTACCGAATGGCCATAGGGAGATCCCCATTTTACAATGGTCGAGTCCGGACAATGGTGCAAGAGTCCACTGTCAGTGACGAGCCACAATACCCTGAGTGGATTAGTCCAGAACTGCAAGACCTACTGGAAAAG CATTACAACCTTGGAGACTCATATGGGGGGGCTTCTTGGGATTAG